A segment of the Deltaproteobacteria bacterium genome:
TATTCAATGGACTTCGCGCCCTTTTCACCAGTCCGGACCCGGACCGCGTCGGTCATGGGCAGCACAAAGATCTTGCCGTCACCGGGCTGGCCGGTCTTGTTGGTCGCGGTCAGAACCCTGACCACTTCCGGGACCAAATCATCGGAGACCACGACGGTCAGCATGCGCTTGGGGTACAGTTTCCCCTTTTCCC
Coding sequences within it:
- a CDS encoding P-II family nitrogen regulator, with translation MKEVIAVIRMNMMNKTKKALQDAGVVAFFAHEAYGRGKGLVDPKPLEGARKGIEEAVAVLGEKGKLYPKRMLTVVVSDDLVPEVVRVLTATNKTGQPGDGKIFVLPMTDAVRVRTGEKGAKSIE